One window of Streptococcus troglodytae genomic DNA carries:
- the purF gene encoding amidophosphoribosyltransferase, with protein sequence MTYEVKSLNEECGVFGIWGHPQAAQVTYFGLHSLQHRGQEGAGILTNDAGKLMRHRDTGLISEVFKNPADLEKLTGSAAIGHVRYATAGEASIDNIQPFWFKFHDTQFGLAHNGNLINAVTLRQELEEKGAIFSSSSDTEILAHLIRHSKQTDFMNKVKEALSSVKGGFAYLLMMEDKLIAALDPNGFRPLSIGKMANGAIVVSSETCAFEVVGAQWIRDVKPGEVVVIDDSGITYDTYTTDTQLAICSMEYIYFARPDSSIHGVNVHTARKRMGAQLAREFKHEADIVVGVPNSSLSAAMGFAEESGLPNEMGLIKNQYTQRTFIQPTQELREQGVRMKLSAVSGVVKGKRVVMIDDSIVRGTTSRRIVQLLKEAGATEVHVAIGSPALAYPCFYGIDIQTRKELIAANHTVEETRQIIGADSLTYLSIDGLIDSIGLETDAPNGGLCVAYFDGKYPTPLYDYEEEYRKSLDEKVSFY encoded by the coding sequence ATGACATACGAAGTTAAATCTCTTAATGAAGAATGTGGTGTCTTTGGTATTTGGGGACACCCTCAAGCAGCTCAAGTCACTTATTTTGGACTGCATAGTCTGCAACACCGTGGGCAAGAAGGTGCTGGCATTCTGACAAATGATGCTGGCAAATTGATGCGACATCGTGATACAGGATTAATTTCAGAAGTTTTCAAAAATCCAGCTGATTTGGAAAAGTTGACAGGTTCTGCAGCCATTGGACATGTCCGCTATGCGACAGCTGGTGAGGCTTCAATTGATAATATCCAGCCGTTCTGGTTCAAATTTCACGATACACAGTTTGGACTTGCTCACAATGGTAATTTGATTAATGCTGTGACACTGCGGCAGGAGTTGGAGGAAAAAGGTGCGATTTTCTCTTCTTCGTCTGATACGGAAATTTTGGCTCATTTGATTCGCCACAGCAAACAAACGGATTTTATGAACAAAGTTAAAGAGGCCCTTTCCAGCGTGAAAGGCGGCTTTGCCTACCTTCTCATGATGGAAGATAAGCTGATTGCAGCTCTTGATCCAAATGGATTCCGTCCGCTTTCTATTGGTAAAATGGCAAATGGAGCTATTGTCGTTTCTTCTGAAACTTGTGCCTTTGAAGTGGTTGGTGCCCAGTGGATTCGTGATGTTAAGCCGGGTGAAGTGGTTGTCATTGACGACTCAGGTATCACCTATGATACCTACACGACAGATACGCAGTTGGCCATCTGTTCCATGGAATATATTTACTTTGCCCGTCCTGACTCAAGCATTCATGGAGTTAATGTTCATACGGCTCGCAAACGTATGGGAGCACAGCTGGCGCGTGAGTTTAAACATGAGGCAGACATTGTGGTCGGCGTACCTAATTCCTCACTCAGCGCAGCTATGGGCTTCGCCGAAGAATCAGGATTACCAAATGAAATGGGTCTCATCAAAAATCAATATACTCAGCGAACCTTTATCCAGCCGACGCAAGAATTGCGGGAGCAAGGGGTTCGCATGAAGCTTTCTGCCGTATCTGGAGTGGTTAAAGGCAAGCGTGTCGTCATGATTGATGACTCCATTGTGCGTGGAACGACCTCACGTCGTATCGTTCAGCTCTTGAAAGAAGCTGGTGCTACAGAAGTTCACGTGGCTATCGGCAGTCCAGCGTTGGCCTATCCATGTTTTTATGGCATTGATATTCAAACACGTAAAGAATTGATTGCGGCCAATCATACTGTCGAAGAAACACGCCAGATTATCGGAGCAGATAGCCTAACTTACTTGTCTATTGACGGCTTGATTGACTCTATCGGACTTGAAACAGATGCCCCAAACGGTGGTCTCTGTGTCGCTTACTTTGATGGCAAGTACCCAACACCGCTTTACGATTACGAAGAAGAGTATCGTAAAAGCTTGGATGAGAAGGTTAGTTTTTATTGA